From Desulfuromonas soudanensis, the proteins below share one genomic window:
- a CDS encoding OmpA family protein, whose translation MRKRFFLIALFLLIVSAGAGVLARAEAAETRETAVSGETTEMHLPSDQSFSPWLLDASIFEEDQGDRSEMRQVVEEDVKTIKLSGVVPPIRFRQGEAAIPEDYLDRLRDVLEGMRDRANVRLHFVGHADSQPLSAPLQAQYGDNTGLSRERAGTCAEFCQLALNLPPEAISYEGLGEREPVASNATEEGRALNRRVEVQVWYDEIGQKLVEKEVIIPREVSRVKVCRTETVCKLRYKEGQSHRARVRNLIAPLYYDEGMVSVPEDFLQQVNQALRNLRGKENLAVRFIAYTDNSPLAGRSERIYGNPLGLSKAVARRVSLAVRDSLGPLPVAVESEGRGAIRPAASNETSQGRALNRRVEVEFWHDDPLQDLPDEPQLCPEAAGAETLTRVYDSPSGGIDPILFENGDPVIPEGYTGRLRKIMDEIGDRASVRLRFVGYTSNDRLDRRTAAVYGDDIGLSTARARRAMAAVAERMGLSGNQAEFEGHGYVQSDDVVNTGFVESDTSRVEVQVVYDELVVLDDYEGVDITRLSREVIPADPFGLNLMRITVDGKPADDPGKSIPDVQRCTDVALDEAQIEFKYDNLKLQRRLNVTAWPRTIANRDLEETPFGENLILFRLYTNYHIFIVRAEVRIFTEEQSDRDDPLAVLPLNYEGRGEWAPDFPSIPAAGRSLKYLVRVYDRMGHFDETAPQPLWVVDRIDPALAEANVRQELLAGYGESRLASGNIPLSGGTVQASGNAIPPEHGVWLAGYPVPVDGRGRFIAEEILPEGMHTVEVAVLDEGGNGELFLRDLALERSDWFTVGIADLTLSANRTEGPAELLAPDEPRYSEDLNLQGRLAFYTDGKFSNGWNLTASADTREGPVDEIFSNFLDKSPEALFRRIDPDVHYPTYGDDGTVEEGAPTLGKFYLRVKKEETYGLWGNFKIAYTDNDLAHVDRGLYGANLHYQTGEATSFGEERFLADGFAAEPGTVAGRDEFRGTGGSLYFLRRQDILEGSERVRIEIRDKDSGLVLGVKNLTPVLDYDIDVLQGRLLLSEPLSATADDNLLVRSDSLSGNPVFLVARYEFTPGFEDPGTLTTGGRMHYWFGDYLKVGATVNRDEEAGDQKSLDALDVTLRKSAQSWIRLEGGRSEGPGLLETTSVDGGFQFTAPDPLDGPGVEAWAYRTDASLGFQDLFKNARGKMTFYLQDLEAGYAAPGLITDRDTTQYGGTAELPFTERLKMRVKADRSFQTDGLETEAGEIDLDYKLGEHWTLGSGGRHDRRIDNSAVVPLTQDLGSRTDGVVRLLYDTNKRWSAYGFAQETLRSSGNREDNRRFGTGGSLRVTDRFKATGEVSGGELGAGGRLGTEFLYSDRTTLYLNYALENERTDNGLRARKGNLASGFRTRYSDSASVYLEERYTHGDVPSGLMHSTGVDLAPTDRLNLGASVDFGTLVDHQTGAELQRTAAGVRAGYGFDTLKIASAVEYRMDDAEQPDASSTRRTTWLLKNSLKYQLSPDWRLLGKFNYAHSESSQGAFFDGNYTEAVLGYAYRPVKNDRLNALAKYTFFYNVPTADQVSATGTGGGLIQRSHIASLDVMYDLTSRWTVGGKYAYRLGEVSQDRVDREFFASRAHLYVLRADWHFLHRWDALVEGRLLDLPDAGESRSGALVALYRHLGNHIKVGAGYNFSSFSDDLTDLDYTHQGLFFNFIGKM comes from the coding sequence ATGCGCAAGCGCTTCTTCCTCATAGCCCTTTTCCTCCTCATCGTCTCCGCCGGAGCCGGGGTCCTTGCGCGCGCCGAGGCTGCCGAGACCAGGGAGACGGCTGTCAGCGGAGAGACGACCGAGATGCACCTCCCCTCAGACCAGTCCTTCTCCCCCTGGCTTCTCGACGCCTCCATTTTCGAGGAGGATCAGGGGGATCGCAGCGAGATGCGGCAGGTCGTCGAAGAGGATGTCAAAACCATCAAGCTCTCCGGCGTCGTTCCGCCGATCCGATTCCGTCAGGGGGAGGCGGCAATTCCCGAGGACTATCTCGACCGCCTCCGCGACGTTCTCGAAGGGATGCGCGATCGCGCCAACGTGCGTCTCCACTTCGTCGGCCACGCCGACTCCCAGCCGCTCAGCGCCCCCCTGCAGGCGCAGTACGGCGACAACACCGGGCTCTCCCGGGAGCGGGCCGGGACCTGCGCCGAATTCTGCCAACTCGCCCTCAACCTCCCCCCGGAAGCGATCTCCTATGAAGGACTCGGCGAGAGAGAGCCGGTCGCCAGCAATGCCACCGAAGAAGGGCGCGCCCTCAACCGGCGGGTGGAGGTGCAGGTCTGGTATGACGAGATCGGCCAGAAGCTGGTGGAGAAGGAAGTGATCATCCCCAGGGAGGTCAGCCGCGTCAAGGTCTGCCGCACCGAGACCGTCTGCAAATTGCGCTACAAGGAAGGGCAATCCCACCGCGCCCGGGTCAGGAACCTGATCGCCCCCCTTTATTACGACGAAGGGATGGTGAGCGTTCCCGAAGACTTCCTGCAGCAGGTAAATCAGGCGCTGAGAAACCTTCGCGGCAAGGAAAACCTCGCCGTTCGGTTCATCGCCTATACGGACAACTCCCCCCTGGCCGGACGCAGCGAGCGCATCTACGGCAACCCTCTTGGGCTCTCCAAAGCGGTGGCCCGGCGCGTCTCCCTCGCCGTCCGCGACAGCCTCGGGCCCCTCCCGGTCGCCGTGGAGAGCGAGGGGAGGGGGGCGATACGGCCGGCCGCCTCCAACGAGACGTCGCAGGGGCGGGCGCTCAACCGTCGCGTCGAGGTGGAGTTCTGGCACGACGACCCGCTGCAGGATCTCCCCGATGAGCCGCAGCTCTGCCCGGAGGCCGCCGGGGCGGAGACGCTCACCCGCGTCTACGACTCCCCCTCGGGGGGGATCGACCCGATCCTCTTTGAAAACGGCGATCCGGTGATTCCCGAAGGCTACACCGGGCGGCTGCGTAAAATCATGGACGAGATCGGCGACAGAGCCTCTGTCCGCCTGCGCTTTGTCGGCTACACCAGCAACGACCGCCTCGACCGGCGCACCGCCGCAGTCTACGGGGACGATATCGGCCTCTCCACGGCCCGGGCCCGCCGGGCCATGGCGGCCGTCGCCGAGCGGATGGGGCTCTCGGGAAATCAGGCGGAGTTCGAGGGGCACGGCTACGTCCAGTCCGATGACGTGGTCAACACCGGCTTCGTCGAATCGGACACCTCCCGGGTCGAGGTCCAGGTCGTCTATGATGAACTGGTCGTTCTCGACGACTACGAGGGGGTGGACATCACCCGGCTGAGTCGCGAGGTGATCCCGGCCGACCCCTTCGGCCTCAATCTCATGCGTATCACTGTCGACGGAAAGCCGGCCGATGATCCGGGGAAAAGCATCCCCGACGTCCAGCGCTGCACCGACGTGGCTCTCGATGAGGCGCAGATCGAATTCAAATACGACAATCTCAAGCTCCAGAGGCGACTCAACGTCACCGCCTGGCCGCGCACCATCGCCAATCGGGACCTGGAGGAGACGCCCTTCGGCGAAAACCTGATCCTCTTCCGCCTCTACACCAACTACCACATCTTCATCGTCAGGGCGGAGGTCCGGATTTTCACGGAAGAGCAGTCCGACCGTGACGACCCCCTGGCCGTCCTCCCCCTGAATTATGAGGGGAGGGGGGAGTGGGCGCCCGACTTCCCCTCGATCCCGGCGGCGGGACGTTCCTTGAAATACCTGGTCCGCGTTTACGACCGCATGGGGCATTTCGACGAAACGGCCCCCCAGCCCCTGTGGGTCGTCGACCGGATCGATCCGGCCCTGGCCGAAGCCAATGTCCGCCAGGAGCTGCTGGCCGGCTACGGCGAAAGCCGCCTCGCCAGCGGCAACATCCCTTTGTCCGGCGGCACGGTGCAGGCCTCAGGGAACGCCATCCCCCCCGAACACGGCGTCTGGCTGGCCGGATATCCCGTGCCGGTGGACGGCAGGGGGCGTTTTATCGCCGAGGAGATCCTTCCGGAAGGGATGCACACCGTCGAGGTGGCCGTCCTCGACGAAGGGGGAAACGGCGAACTCTTCCTGCGGGACCTGGCGCTGGAGAGAAGCGACTGGTTTACCGTCGGGATCGCCGACCTGACGCTCTCCGCCAACAGGACCGAGGGTCCGGCCGAGCTCCTCGCCCCGGACGAGCCCCGGTACAGCGAGGACCTGAATCTCCAGGGGCGCCTGGCCTTCTACACCGACGGCAAATTCAGCAACGGCTGGAACCTGACGGCCAGCGCCGATACCCGTGAAGGGCCGGTGGACGAGATCTTCAGCAATTTCCTAGACAAGTCCCCCGAGGCGCTCTTCCGGCGCATCGACCCCGACGTGCACTATCCGACCTACGGCGACGACGGCACCGTCGAGGAAGGCGCTCCGACCCTCGGCAAGTTTTATCTCCGGGTGAAAAAGGAGGAGACCTACGGACTCTGGGGGAATTTCAAGATCGCCTATACGGACAACGATCTGGCCCACGTGGACCGTGGTCTCTACGGGGCCAACCTCCATTATCAGACCGGCGAGGCCACCAGTTTCGGCGAGGAGCGCTTTTTGGCCGACGGTTTTGCCGCCGAACCCGGAACGGTGGCGGGGCGGGACGAGTTCCGGGGAACCGGAGGCTCCCTCTACTTCCTGCGCCGCCAGGATATTCTCGAGGGGAGCGAACGGGTGCGCATCGAGATCCGCGACAAGGATTCGGGGCTGGTCCTCGGAGTGAAAAACCTCACGCCGGTCCTCGATTACGACATCGACGTCCTGCAGGGGCGCCTCCTCCTCTCGGAGCCCCTCTCGGCGACGGCGGACGACAATCTCCTGGTCAGGAGCGACTCCCTGAGCGGCAATCCCGTCTTTCTGGTCGCCCGTTACGAGTTCACTCCCGGGTTCGAGGACCCGGGGACGCTGACCACCGGCGGCCGGATGCATTACTGGTTCGGCGATTATCTCAAGGTCGGCGCGACCGTCAACCGGGACGAGGAGGCGGGGGACCAGAAGAGCCTCGATGCCCTGGATGTGACGCTGCGCAAATCCGCCCAGTCGTGGATCAGGCTCGAAGGGGGACGCAGCGAAGGACCGGGACTCCTCGAAACGACGTCCGTCGACGGCGGGTTTCAATTCACCGCTCCCGATCCCCTCGACGGACCCGGTGTCGAGGCCTGGGCCTACCGCACCGATGCCAGCCTCGGCTTCCAGGATCTCTTCAAAAACGCCCGGGGGAAGATGACCTTCTATCTCCAGGATCTCGAGGCGGGATATGCGGCGCCGGGTCTGATCACCGACCGGGACACGACCCAATACGGCGGCACGGCGGAGCTCCCCTTCACCGAGCGGTTGAAAATGCGGGTCAAGGCCGACAGGAGTTTTCAGACTGACGGGCTGGAGACGGAAGCCGGTGAAATCGACCTCGATTATAAGTTGGGCGAACACTGGACCCTCGGTTCGGGGGGTCGCCACGACAGACGCATAGACAACTCCGCCGTGGTTCCCCTGACCCAGGACCTGGGGTCGCGGACCGATGGCGTGGTCCGACTCCTCTATGACACCAACAAGCGCTGGAGTGCCTACGGCTTTGCCCAGGAGACGTTGCGGAGTTCGGGGAATCGGGAGGACAATCGCCGGTTCGGCACCGGCGGCAGCCTCCGCGTCACCGACCGCTTCAAGGCGACCGGTGAGGTTTCCGGCGGGGAACTGGGTGCCGGGGGACGGCTCGGGACGGAGTTCCTCTACTCGGACCGCACCACCCTCTACCTCAACTATGCCCTGGAAAACGAGCGTACCGACAACGGGTTGCGGGCCAGAAAAGGGAACCTGGCCTCCGGTTTCCGCACCCGCTATTCGGACTCGGCCAGCGTCTACCTCGAAGAGCGCTACACCCACGGGGATGTCCCGTCGGGACTGATGCACTCCACCGGGGTGGACCTTGCCCCCACGGATCGCTTGAACCTCGGGGCCTCCGTCGATTTCGGCACCCTCGTCGATCATCAGACGGGGGCCGAGCTCCAGAGGACGGCGGCCGGGGTTCGGGCCGGTTACGGGTTCGATACCCTGAAGATCGCCAGCGCCGTGGAATACCGGATGGACGACGCCGAGCAGCCGGATGCCAGTTCGACCCGGCGCACCACCTGGCTGCTGAAAAACAGCCTCAAGTATCAACTGTCCCCGGACTGGCGTCTCCTCGGCAAATTCAATTATGCCCACTCGGAGAGTTCCCAGGGGGCGTTCTTCGACGGCAACTATACGGAAGCGGTCCTCGGCTACGCCTATCGTCCCGTCAAAAACGACCGCCTCAATGCCCTGGCCAAATACACCTTTTTCTACAACGTCCCGACCGCCGACCAGGTGAGCGCCACCGGCACGGGGGGCGGTCTGATCCAGCGCAGTCATATCGCCTCACTCGACGTCATGTATGACCTGACCAGCCGCTGGACGGTGGGGGGCAAATACGCCTACCGCCTCGGCGAGGTGAGTCAGGACCGGGTCGATCGGGAGTTCTTTGCCAGCCGGGCCCACCTCTACGTGCTGCGGGCCGACTGGCACTTCCTCCACCGCTGGGACGCCCTGGTCGAGGGGCGCCTGCTCGACCTCCCCGACGCCGGGGAGAGCCGCAGCGGGGCGCTGGTCGCTCTCTACCGTCACCTCGGCAACCACATCAAGGTCGGGGCGGGCTACAACTTCAGCTCCTTCTCGGATGACCTCACCGATCTGGATTACACCCATCAGGGGCTGTTTTTCAACTTCATCGGGAAGATGTAG